Proteins encoded within one genomic window of Budorcas taxicolor isolate Tak-1 chromosome 12, Takin1.1, whole genome shotgun sequence:
- the LOC128057729 gene encoding mitochondrial fission factor-like gives MAEISRIQYEMEYTEGTSQRMRVPEKLKVAPPNADLEQGFQEGVSNASVIMQVPERIVVAGNNEDIPFSRPADLDLIQSTPFKPLALKTPPRVLTLSERPLDFLDLERPAPTPQNEEIRAVGRLKRERSMSESAVRQNGQLVKTDSIPVYGISNIDAMIEGTSEDMTVVDAALLRRQIIKLNRRLQLLEEENKERAKREMVMYSITVAFWLLNSWLWFRR, from the exons ATGGCGGAAATTAGTCGAATTCAGTATGAAATGGAATACACCGAAGGTACTAGTCAGCGAATGAGGGTCCCAGAAAAACTAAAGGTAGCACCACCAAACGCTGACCTGGAACAAGGATTTCAAGAAGGAGTTTCAAACGCTAGTGTGATTATGCAAGTTCCAGAGAGAATTGTGGTAGCAGGAAATAATGAAGACATTCCATTTTCAAGACCAGCAGATCTTGACCTTATACAGTCAACTCCCTTTAAGCCTCTGGCTCTAAAAACACCACCTCGTGTGCTTACGCTGAGTGAAAGACCACTAGATTTTCTGGATTTAGAAAGACCTGCTCCAACCCCTCAAAATGAAGAAATCCGTGCAGTTGGCAGGCTAAAAAGAGAACGCTCTATGAGTGAAAGTGCTGTTCGCCAAAATGGACAGCTGGTCAAAACTGACTCCATACCTGT GTATGGCATTTCAAATATAGATGCAATGATTGAAGGAACTTCAGAAGACATGACAGTTGTAGATGCAGCTTTATTAAGACGACAGATAATCAAACTAAATAGACGTCTACAACTTCTGGAAGAGGAGAACAAAGAACGGGCTAAAAGAGAAATGGTCATGTATTCAATTACTGTAGCATTTTGGCTGCTTAATAGCTGGCTCTGGTTTCGCCGCTAG